A genome region from Acinetobacter lwoffii includes the following:
- the rplM gene encoding 50S ribosomal protein L13 → MKTLSAKPAEVQHDWYVVDASGKTLGRLATEIARRLRGKHKTSYTPHVDTGDYIVVINAEEITVTGKKSQDKKYYRHTGFPGGIRETNFEKLIAHKPEAVLEKAVKGMLPKGPLGYAMIKKMKVYAGTEHPHAAQQPQVLDI, encoded by the coding sequence ATGAAAACTCTCAGCGCTAAGCCAGCTGAAGTTCAACACGACTGGTACGTTGTTGATGCTTCTGGCAAAACTTTAGGTCGCCTTGCGACTGAAATCGCTCGTCGTTTACGCGGTAAGCATAAAACTTCTTATACTCCTCACGTTGACACTGGCGACTACATCGTTGTTATCAATGCTGAAGAAATCACTGTGACTGGTAAAAAGTCACAAGATAAGAAATACTATCGCCACACTGGTTTCCCTGGTGGTATCCGTGAGACTAACTTTGAAAAGTTAATCGCTCACAAACCAGAAGCAGTTCTAGAAAAAGCTGTTAAAGGTATGTTACCTAAAGGTCCTCTTGGTTATGCAATGATCAAGAAAATGAAAGTGTATGCAGGTACTGAGCATCCACACGCTGCTCAACAGCCACAAGTTTTGGACATCTAA
- a CDS encoding glutathione S-transferase N-terminal domain-containing protein: MSVESAPLQGITLYSHADDFRSHWIRYVLTEKQIKYNLILVDADDEDLASLNPYNQLPMLIENELKLFNTSIISEYVDDRYRQNKLYADAPMPRAEQRQYIWRFENDWLKLADIMLRHPDTLDKKARTQAQKQLQDILISLMPLFQHFPYFMSEQFSILDCMLAPIFIRLKQMGVELPQQQCRPFYLYCQRIFSRPAFVKSMTLQEKNRYSVQLKHP; the protein is encoded by the coding sequence ATGTCAGTCGAAAGCGCGCCTCTTCAAGGAATCACTCTCTATAGTCATGCCGATGACTTTCGTTCCCATTGGATTCGCTATGTGCTTACCGAAAAACAGATTAAATATAACCTGATTTTGGTGGATGCCGATGATGAGGATCTGGCCAGTCTCAATCCTTATAATCAATTGCCGATGCTGATCGAAAATGAACTCAAATTATTTAATACTTCAATTATCTCTGAATATGTAGATGATCGTTATCGTCAGAATAAACTGTATGCCGATGCTCCAATGCCGCGCGCAGAGCAACGACAATATATCTGGCGCTTTGAAAATGACTGGCTGAAGCTGGCTGATATCATGTTACGCCATCCTGATACGCTAGATAAGAAAGCCAGAACTCAGGCACAAAAGCAGTTACAGGATATCCTGATTTCACTAATGCCACTATTCCAGCATTTTCCCTATTTTATGTCTGAACAATTTAGTATCCTGGATTGTATGTTGGCACCAATTTTTATCCGTCTGAAACAGATGGGCGTAGAATTACCACAGCAGCAATGCCGTCCGTTTTATTTATATTGCCAACGAATTTTTAGTCGTCCTGCCTTTGTAAAATCCATGACATTGCAGGAAAAGAACCGTTATTCAGTGCAACTCAAACATCCATAG
- the pdxA gene encoding 4-hydroxythreonine-4-phosphate dehydrogenase PdxA, whose translation MLPLYVTSGEPAGIGPDICLSLAGRVDERPIVVLADMDMLKQRAQTLKLSVELIGYQGQESSSGIGQLFVEHVPVQHEVILGELNPNNAAYVLEQLRRSADYAMSGKSVGVATAPVQKSVINEAGISFSGHTEYYQEFASVPRVVMMLATKTLRVALTTTHLPLRAVADAITPERLHQVIDILIHDLKSKFKIEQPNILVCGLNPHAGEGGYLGMEEIEVINPVLESYRAQGINMSLSLPADTLFTPENLKDADAVLAMYHDQGLPVLKSQGFGEAINITLGLPFIRTSVDHGTALSLAGTGLAKSSSLHVAVDLALDLARH comes from the coding sequence ATGCTGCCTTTATATGTCACCAGTGGGGAACCTGCCGGAATTGGTCCTGATATTTGCCTGAGTCTTGCAGGTCGTGTTGATGAGCGCCCAATTGTGGTGTTGGCGGATATGGATATGCTCAAGCAACGTGCTCAGACACTCAAACTATCGGTTGAGCTGATTGGATATCAAGGACAGGAGTCATCTTCAGGTATCGGTCAGCTTTTTGTAGAGCATGTGCCTGTGCAGCACGAGGTGATATTGGGTGAACTGAATCCGAACAATGCGGCTTATGTACTGGAGCAACTGCGTCGATCCGCAGACTATGCCATGTCAGGAAAAAGTGTCGGCGTCGCGACTGCGCCTGTACAAAAGTCCGTGATAAATGAAGCAGGCATTTCTTTTAGTGGTCATACCGAGTATTACCAGGAATTTGCTAGTGTTCCACGTGTGGTGATGATGCTGGCCACCAAAACTTTACGCGTGGCTTTGACCACCACCCATCTTCCTTTACGTGCCGTGGCAGATGCGATTACGCCTGAACGCTTGCATCAGGTGATTGATATTCTGATTCACGACCTGAAATCCAAATTCAAGATTGAACAGCCGAATATACTGGTTTGCGGTTTAAATCCGCATGCCGGGGAGGGCGGTTATTTGGGGATGGAAGAAATTGAAGTGATCAATCCGGTACTCGAAAGCTATCGTGCCCAAGGTATCAACATGAGTTTAAGCCTACCTGCTGATACTTTATTTACTCCAGAAAACCTAAAAGATGCTGATGCTGTTCTGGCGATGTATCACGATCAGGGCTTACCTGTGTTAAAATCACAGGGCTTTGGTGAAGCCATTAATATTACCCTCGGCTTACCGTTTATTCGAACTTCTGTTGATCATGGCACAGCACTCTCCCTTGCGGGGACGGGACTTGCGAAAAGTTCCAGCCTGCACGTTGCTGTCGATTTAGCCCTCGATCTGGCGCGCCACTGA
- the rpsI gene encoding 30S ribosomal protein S9 has translation MATNYGTGRRKTATARVFLSAGTGKLVINNRTLEQYFGRETARMVVNQPLELLEATDKYDLYITVAGGGIGGQAGAIRHGITRALIASDETLKPALRQAGFVTRDAREVERKKLGLRKARKRPQFSKR, from the coding sequence ATGGCTACTAATTATGGTACAGGTCGCCGTAAGACCGCAACTGCACGTGTTTTCCTATCAGCTGGTACTGGTAAACTCGTAATTAACAACCGTACTCTTGAACAGTATTTCGGTCGTGAAACTGCTCGTATGGTTGTTAACCAACCACTTGAGCTTCTTGAAGCTACTGACAAATATGACCTTTACATCACTGTTGCTGGTGGTGGTATTGGTGGTCAAGCAGGCGCTATCCGTCACGGTATTACTCGTGCATTGATCGCTTCTGACGAAACTTTAAAACCTGCTCTTCGTCAAGCTGGTTTCGTTACTCGTGATGCTCGTGAAGTTGAACGTAAGAAACTTGGTTTACGTAAAGCTCGTAAACGTCCTCAGTTCTCTAAACGTTAA
- a CDS encoding DUF2147 domain-containing protein, whose protein sequence is MFKKILLAALTAGCMTNLWADDITGTWQQIDDKTGAAKAIIVISKEANNTYSGKIVKITPRPDYNPREKCNNCPAPYTNQPILGMTILKGLKLVEGTKNYDKGRIIDPLAGKIYDAKMRLNNTGKRLTLRASIGVSVLGRNQTWIRAD, encoded by the coding sequence ATGTTTAAAAAAATATTACTTGCCGCGCTTACAGCAGGATGTATGACGAATTTGTGGGCAGACGATATTACCGGGACCTGGCAACAAATTGATGATAAAACGGGGGCGGCTAAAGCGATTATCGTCATTAGCAAAGAAGCAAATAATACCTATTCAGGCAAAATTGTAAAAATCACGCCTCGCCCAGACTATAATCCACGTGAAAAATGCAATAACTGCCCTGCACCTTATACCAATCAGCCTATTTTAGGCATGACCATTTTAAAAGGCCTAAAACTGGTTGAAGGCACCAAAAATTATGACAAAGGTCGTATTATCGATCCATTGGCAGGTAAAATTTATGATGCAAAAATGCGTTTAAACAATACCGGTAAACGTTTAACCTTACGTGCCAGCATAGGCGTTTCAGTTCTAGGCCGTAACCAGACCTGGATTCGAGCAGACTAA
- a CDS encoding symmetrical bis(5'-nucleosyl)-tetraphosphatase → MNRTARYNYVIGDVQGCFEALKALLKEIQFDAEQDFIWFAGDLVARGENSIAALRFIKKLAEQGAAATVLGNHDLTLLAYARGIKPVKEKDNVRDVIDAIDSDDLIDWLRKQPMCLFPNEQTILTHAGIPNIWSAEKTAQLAQEVEAIIAHDDFEVLDDFLKEMFGKEPALWSDQLQGHERIRCIVNYLTRMRLTDAEGRLEYSFKDALDDPMPEGFKPWFEFESQAAQTHQILFGHWAALNGKTISNKIQNVDGGCVWGNQLMAFRLEDQQMFAVDNPVM, encoded by the coding sequence ATGAACCGTACTGCTCGATATAATTATGTGATTGGTGATGTTCAAGGCTGTTTTGAGGCCTTGAAAGCTTTGCTTAAAGAAATCCAGTTTGATGCAGAACAAGATTTTATCTGGTTTGCTGGAGATTTGGTTGCACGTGGTGAAAACTCAATTGCAGCATTGCGGTTTATCAAAAAGCTGGCTGAACAAGGTGCGGCTGCGACGGTCTTGGGAAATCATGATTTGACTTTGCTGGCTTATGCCCGCGGCATCAAACCGGTGAAAGAAAAAGACAATGTTCGTGATGTGATTGATGCGATCGACAGTGATGACTTGATTGACTGGCTGCGCAAACAGCCAATGTGTCTATTTCCAAATGAGCAGACTATCCTGACGCATGCTGGGATTCCGAATATCTGGAGTGCAGAAAAAACTGCTCAATTGGCACAAGAAGTCGAAGCGATCATTGCTCATGATGACTTCGAGGTGCTGGATGATTTTCTGAAAGAAATGTTCGGGAAAGAACCCGCACTTTGGTCGGATCAGCTACAAGGCCATGAACGTATTCGCTGTATCGTGAACTACCTCACCCGAATGCGTTTAACTGACGCTGAGGGACGTCTGGAATACAGCTTTAAAGATGCGCTGGATGATCCGATGCCGGAAGGATTTAAACCTTGGTTTGAGTTTGAATCACAGGCCGCACAAACTCATCAGATCCTGTTTGGTCACTGGGCCGCCTTGAACGGTAAAACCATTTCGAACAAGATTCAGAATGTAGATGGCGGTTGTGTCTGGGGTAATCAACTCATGGCATTCCGCCTAGAAGATCAGCAGATGTTTGCAGTGGATAATCCGGTGATGTAA
- the rsmA gene encoding 16S rRNA (adenine(1518)-N(6)/adenine(1519)-N(6))-dimethyltransferase RsmA — MYQINALNPKDEGHQARKRFGQNFLHDQRVIAKIVRSVNPRPGQNILEIGPGLAALTSPLIGECDALTVLELDRDLAAGLPGRVPHPERLTIIEADALRYDYSQLFQEDRPLRVVGNLPYNISTPLLFHLLEFGDKVQDMHFMLQKEVVDRITASPNTKEYGRLSVMIQYFCKPTFLFEVPPGSFNPPPKVTSAVFRLEPYKVKPIVAKNEKALARLVSHVFTQRRKTLRNSLKGMLVEEGFEKAGVDPMARPETLTLEQFVALSDQMVA, encoded by the coding sequence ATGTATCAAATTAATGCCTTAAACCCAAAAGATGAAGGGCATCAGGCTCGAAAAAGATTTGGTCAAAACTTTTTACATGACCAGCGTGTCATTGCCAAAATTGTACGCTCAGTCAATCCGCGTCCAGGTCAGAACATTCTAGAAATTGGCCCAGGTCTGGCTGCTTTGACTTCACCTTTAATTGGTGAATGTGATGCCTTAACCGTACTTGAGCTGGATCGTGATCTAGCTGCTGGCCTGCCGGGTCGTGTGCCGCATCCGGAACGTTTAACCATTATTGAAGCCGATGCCTTGAGATACGATTATTCTCAGTTGTTCCAGGAAGATCGTCCATTACGTGTGGTCGGTAACTTGCCCTATAATATTTCAACGCCACTGTTATTCCATCTCTTGGAATTTGGTGACAAAGTGCAAGACATGCATTTCATGCTACAAAAAGAAGTCGTGGATCGCATTACCGCATCACCCAATACCAAAGAATATGGCCGTCTGTCGGTGATGATTCAATATTTCTGTAAACCGACTTTCTTGTTCGAAGTGCCACCTGGATCTTTTAATCCGCCTCCAAAAGTAACTTCTGCGGTATTCCGTTTAGAGCCTTATAAAGTTAAACCGATTGTGGCGAAGAATGAAAAAGCGCTGGCACGTCTGGTATCTCATGTCTTTACCCAGCGTCGTAAAACCTTGCGTAACAGCTTGAAGGGTATGCTGGTTGAAGAGGGTTTTGAAAAAGCGGGTGTTGACCCGATGGCGCGTCCAGAAACCCTGACCCTCGAACAGTTTGTTGCACTTTCAGATCAAATGGTGGCTTAA